ATATTATGGCTTGCCAAAGCTTGGAGTATCGATGAGCGGCTTTGCCTGTGCGGTCGCTGGGCTTAGCTTTCTTGGTGGTAGCTATATGAGTGAGAGCTTTAGGCTTGGCTTTGAGGCGGTTAGAAAGTCGCAGATCGAAGCAGGACTAAGCATCGCGCTTAGCAAAAATCAGCTCTTAAGATATGTTATCTTGCCTCAAGCATTTAGCGTAGCACTTCCAAGTATCAGCGCAAACGTCATATTTTTACTAAAAGAGACAAGCATCGTTAGTATCGTAGCGCTTGCTGATCTAGTCTATGTCGCAAAGGATCTTATCGGACTTTACTACAAGACAGATGAGGCGCTTTTTATGCTGGTTATTAGCTATCTTGTCATCATCTTGCCAGTCTCGCTAGTACTTAGCTATGTCGAAAAAAGGGTGAGAAATGCAAGGAGTTAGTATTTTATTTGACACGCAAAATTTACTAAGACTCTTTGATGGTCTTGTGGTAAGCACAGAAATTTCATTTATCTCTATTTTTATCTCTATAATCGGCGGTTTAGTACTTGGCGTGCTTATGAGCATGAAAAATAAATTTATCTATTTTATTTTAAAAATTTGCCTAGAAATCGTTCGCATAATGCCTCAGATCGTTTGGCTATTTTTATTTTATTTTGGTGTCAGCAAGGCCTTTGAT
The DNA window shown above is from Campylobacter concisus and carries:
- a CDS encoding amino acid ABC transporter permease, whose amino-acid sequence is MDFEFIEKFYPLYVKAGVLTCEIAFLGIVFSILIGIVCMAVKFYKLKFLSKVIDSYVELSRNTPLLIQLFFLYYGLPKLGVSMSGFACAVAGLSFLGGSYMSESFRLGFEAVRKSQIEAGLSIALSKNQLLRYVILPQAFSVALPSISANVIFLLKETSIVSIVALADLVYVAKDLIGLYYKTDEALFMLVISYLVIILPVSLVLSYVEKRVRNARS